The following are encoded together in the bacterium genome:
- a CDS encoding DUF3179 domain-containing (seleno)protein, translating into MNPGRRLALLIGLVALVGVAVLVTLRSAGPPSRDTTTLEVEDPQEATTTTGMTAPSTASGGDQPTDTAPAAATEEESAGTLAPPPEPPDEPPATTAEDTLAVDVEADLQALLDSLTTGVDTDAILRLGRSGDLRVAWVIADLMRFIHPEASGLQFAFTELTGVDLGPNPWRDATNQLIVWDTPAPPGFGAWKGGLYTLIEFGWGPFFADEDSLIDWRHVTWGGVLIDDRPLNTTHLPCPRGCIPALNDPLLVPASEGDYYPDDAYVFAVTVNGESVAFPKNMMEVHEMVNITIGGRRLGIPYCTLCGSAQAYFTDVVPDSVRDRLGDAGTFELRTSGLLSRSNKMMYEYHTRSMFDTFTGQAVSGPLREAGVRLPQTTMVTSRWGEWKAANPHTLIVAEDGGLGRSYPDDPLRGRDDAGPIFPIGGADGRLPVQEKVLGVLVEVGTEPVVVAFPVVDAHATLDGGGSVEHAGIVVTKDGGGLRALGPDGVEIPAHEAFWFAWSQFHPGTELWAPSEG; encoded by the coding sequence GTGAACCCCGGACGCCGCCTGGCGCTTCTGATCGGCCTGGTGGCCCTGGTTGGCGTCGCCGTGCTGGTCACCCTCCGATCCGCGGGGCCACCGAGCCGCGACACCACGACGCTCGAGGTCGAGGACCCTCAGGAAGCCACCACCACGACCGGCATGACGGCGCCCTCCACCGCATCCGGCGGTGACCAACCGACCGACACGGCTCCGGCGGCCGCCACGGAGGAGGAGTCCGCCGGAACCCTCGCGCCGCCCCCCGAGCCGCCTGATGAACCGCCGGCCACTACGGCGGAGGACACCCTGGCGGTGGACGTGGAAGCCGATCTCCAAGCCCTGCTCGACTCGTTGACCACCGGGGTGGACACCGATGCCATACTCCGCCTCGGCCGGTCCGGTGACCTCCGTGTCGCGTGGGTCATCGCGGATCTCATGCGCTTCATCCACCCCGAGGCCTCGGGCCTCCAGTTCGCCTTCACCGAACTGACGGGCGTGGACCTCGGTCCGAACCCGTGGCGCGACGCCACCAACCAGCTGATCGTATGGGACACCCCCGCGCCGCCCGGATTCGGCGCGTGGAAGGGCGGGTTGTACACCCTGATCGAGTTCGGTTGGGGCCCCTTCTTCGCCGACGAGGACTCACTCATCGATTGGCGTCACGTCACATGGGGCGGGGTGCTGATCGACGATCGCCCACTCAACACGACGCACCTGCCGTGCCCGCGCGGCTGCATCCCGGCGCTCAACGATCCCCTGCTGGTACCCGCCTCCGAGGGCGACTACTACCCCGACGACGCCTACGTGTTCGCGGTGACCGTCAACGGTGAGTCGGTGGCATTCCCCAAGAACATGATGGAAGTCCACGAGATGGTCAACATCACCATCGGGGGGAGGCGACTGGGTATTCCGTACTGCACCCTGTGCGGCTCCGCCCAGGCCTACTTCACGGACGTGGTGCCCGACTCGGTACGCGACCGGCTCGGGGACGCCGGGACGTTCGAGCTCCGCACGTCCGGGCTGCTTTCACGTTCCAATAAGATGATGTACGAGTACCACACGCGTTCCATGTTCGATACGTTCACCGGCCAGGCCGTGAGCGGCCCGCTCCGGGAGGCGGGCGTCCGGCTACCCCAGACCACGATGGTGACCTCGCGGTGGGGCGAGTGGAAGGCGGCCAATCCGCATACCCTCATCGTGGCGGAGGACGGTGGGTTAGGCCGGTCCTACCCGGACGACCCCCTGAGAGGGCGCGACGACGCCGGCCCCATCTTCCCGATAGGAGGCGCTGACGGCCGCCTGCCTGTGCAAGAGAAGGTTCTGGGCGTGCTCGTCGAGGTGGGGACAGAGCCGGTCGTGGTGGCCTTCCCCGTTGTGGATGCGCACGCAACGCTGGATGGCGGAGGGTCGGTCGAGCACGCCGGGATCGTCGTGACGAAGGACGGAGGGGGCCTGCGCGCCCTGGGGCCGGACGGAGTCGAGATCCCCGCCCATGAGGCCTTCTGGTTCGCGTGGAGCCAGTTCCATCCCGGAACCGAGCTCTGGGCACCATCCGAGGGGTAA
- the secG gene encoding preprotein translocase subunit SecG, producing MTIAIAIITVLHLIVAVALVFLILLHAGKGGLGDMFGGGMQAGGMGGSTLAERNLDRMTVIVAVLFAATTVSLAILLGR from the coding sequence ATGACTATCGCGATCGCCATCATCACCGTCCTCCACCTGATCGTCGCGGTCGCCCTGGTCTTCCTGATCCTGCTTCATGCCGGCAAGGGTGGGCTCGGCGATATGTTCGGCGGCGGGATGCAGGCCGGCGGCATGGGCGGATCGACGCTCGCCGAACGCAACCTGGACCGCATGACCGTCATCGTGGCGGTTCTATTCGCGGCCACCACCGTCAGCCTGGCGATCCTGCTGGGCCGCTGA